In Corvus moneduloides isolate bCorMon1 chromosome 3, bCorMon1.pri, whole genome shotgun sequence, one DNA window encodes the following:
- the LOC116441477 gene encoding calpain-8-like, translating into MSRVTARLCQERAAADGLGSNRNAIKYLKQDYEALKQQCLQTGTLFKDEEFPACPSALGYRDLGPYSFKTQGIVWKRPTELCANPQFIVGGATRTDVCQGELGDCWLLAAIASLTLNPDILFRVVPKAQSFQKDYAGIFHFQFWQYGEWVDVVVDDRLPTKNGKLLFVHSEEGNEFWSALLEKAYAKLNGSYEALAGGSTVEGFEDFTGGISESYELQRAPSNLYQIIQKALRAGSLLGCSIDITATAEIEAVTSLKLVKGHAYSITGAEEVYYRGRPEKLVRLRNPWGEVEWTGSWSDNAPEWNYVDPKQKQALDKQVDDGEFWMAFSDFQRQFSRLEICNLTPDTLSSNEVNKWDLTLFNGQWRRGSTAGGCQNYQATYWTNPQFKIRLEEPDDDHEGSLNEPCCTVLVGLMQKNRRRQKRMGEDLLSIGYSLYQIPQELEDSTDVHAGRAFFARHQPAARTDPYMNLREVSRRMTLPRGQYLIVPSTFEPYKNGEFCLRVFAEKQAKSQMMSDEVSARPYEPHVDNKDVDDEFKTLFQKLSGEDCEVTATELQRILNRVLAKRKDVKSDGFNINTCREMISLLDTDGTGTLGLIEFKTLWMKIQNYLAIYKKVDSDYSGTIDSHEMRNALREAGFRLNDEVQHSIVTRYACSTKLTIDFDGFVACMIRLETLFKVFHLLDKDKNGVIQISLPEWLCCTLV; encoded by the exons aTGTCCAGGGTCACAGCAAGACTATGCCAAGAACGAGCGGCAGCGGATGGGCTGGGATCCAACAGGAATGCCATCAAGTATTTGAAGCAGGACTATGAAGCCCtgaagcagcagtgcctgcagaCTGGTACACTGTTCAAGGATGAAGAGTTCCCAGCCTGTCCTTCTGCTCTGGGCTACCGGGACCTGGGACCATACTCCTTCAAAACCCAGGGGATAGTCTGGAAGCGCCCCACG GAGTTATGTGCCAACCCTCAGTTTATAGTTGGAGGAGCTACCCGAACAGATGTCTGCCAAGGAGAGCTGG GTGATTGCTGGCTCCTAGCTGCCATTGCATCTCTCACTTTGAATCCAGATATTCTGTTCCGTGTTGTTCCCAAGGCTCAGAGTTTCCAGAAGGACTATGCTGGAATCTTTCATTTCCAG TTCTGGCAGTACGGGGAGTGGGTGGACGTGGTGGTGGACGACAGGCTGCCCACCAAGAACGGGAAGCTGCTCTTTGTGCACTCGGAGGAAGGCAATGAGTTCTGGAGCGCGCTGCTGGAGAAGGCCTACGCCAA ATTGAATGGCTCTTATGAAGCTCTAGCAGGAGGGTCCACTGTGGAGGGCTTTGAGGATTTTACTGGAGGCATCTCTGAGTCCTATGAGCTGCAGAGGGCTCCTTCAAACCTGTACCAAATCATCCAGAAGGCTCTGAGAGCTGGGTCGCTGCTTGGCTGCTCCATCGAT ATAACTGCTACAGCTGAAATAGAAGCAGTCACAAGTCTGAAGCTGGTAAAAGGACATGCTTACTCTAtcactggagcagaggag GTGTATTACCGAGGACGGCCAGAGAAACTAGTGAGGCTTAGGAATCCCTGGGGTGAAGTAGAATGGACTGGATCTTGGAGTGATAA TGCTCCTGAGTGGAATTATGTTGATCCCAAACAAAAACAGGCTCTGGATAAGCAAGTAGATGATGGAGAATTTTG GATGGCATTTTCGGATTTCCAAAGGCAGTTTAGCCGCCTTGAGATCTGCAACTTGACTCCCGACACACTCTCGAGCAACGAAGTCAACAAATGGGACCTGACCCTGTTTAATGGACAGTGGAGACGGGGTTCGACTGCTGGGGGCTGCCAGAACTACCAAG CAACATACTGGACCAATCCCCAGTTTAAAATCCGGTTGGAGGAACCAGATGATGACCATGAAGGGAGTTTGAACGAGCCATGCTGTACTGTTCTGGTGGGCTTGATGCAGAAGAACCGCAGGAGACAGAAGAGAATGGGAGAAGATCTGCTTAGTATTGGTTATTCACTTTATCAG aTTCCTCAGGAG CTGGAGGACAGCACAGATGTGCATGCAGGCCGTGCTTTCTTTGCAAGGCACCAACCAGCAGCCCGGACCGACCCCTACATGAACCTGCGCGAGGTGTCCAGGCGCATGACGCTGCCCCGGGGACAGTATCTCATTGTGCCCTCCACCTTTGAGCCCTACAAGAATGGGGAGTTCTGCCTGCGAGTTTTTGCTGAGAAACAGGCTAAATCACA gatGATGAGTGATGAGGTGTCTGCAAGACCATATGAG CCTCATGTCGATAACAAAGATGTAGATGATGAGTTCAAGACTCTGTTCCAAAAGCTCTCTGGAGAG GACTGTGAAGTGACTGCAACTGAACTTCAAAGGATCCTAAACCGGGTTTTGGCAAAGA GAAAGGATGTTAAAAGTGATGGATTCAACATTAACACTTGCAGGGAGATGATCAGCCTTTTAGAT ACTGATGGGACCGGCACCTTGGGACTCATAGAATTCAAGACACTTTGGATGAAGATTCAAAACTATTTG GCAATCTACAAGAAAGTGGACAGTGACTACTCTGGTACCATCGACTCCCATGAGATGCGAAATGCCCTCAGAGAGGCAG GTTTCAGGCTCAACGATGAGGTGCAGCACAGCATCGTCACCCGCTACGCCTGCAGCACCAAGCTGACCATCGACTTCGATGGCTTTGTGGCCTGCATGATCCGCCTGGAGACCCTGTTCA AAGTGTTCCATCTCCTGGACAAAGACAAGAATGGAGTCATCCAGATCTCTCTGCCTGAG tggctgtgctgcacaCTGGTTTGA